In one Mauremys mutica isolate MM-2020 ecotype Southern chromosome 3, ASM2049712v1, whole genome shotgun sequence genomic region, the following are encoded:
- the ZNF318 gene encoding zinc finger protein 318 isoform X2 — protein MSLRVPKDSFKSQLLVQKTEWQPFCPVKAWSISDGTCSKTSAKQRRSPSLRSESSLEQSLRITVGNDRYCIDTPERRRLPDRLGSPVDNLSDMDRDDMADGPIFTRGLPCPRGLERYPSHEDPSSSPYIMRHDEDYRNRDVFLHRSDYSPHYGHREELPRGPDRDSDKLRKSSYPPRPEERGREAKRPRYDKDEKIHGMSGDHHGFTLGTRNYRRRSRGRSQSPSYLGEEFRELDRARRKREEEERSRNLNHDLSGSGYMIPGLTSTLQSSETRYLYRPDEAPSMPKKSILKKRVEVEMESPMQLEGFPSSSPSSKDLPLLSSHSSLSQSSSSTPFASEVENFLKRFNTDSVESVNKELHDGVYEWSSLPGLPNDNFTFEKKFGNFLSHKEKLEPKSEPADRHTDFLLPHERASQDGSGFSRILGMMADSASAQEKRRRSFPDIEDEEKFLYGDEDEDSKTESSSVQKPPVSCGSEVTNQKVSPPPSPAVKLDSLEESNTEYAKIHDLLKTIGLDIGVAEIGKLAVRTQERLHGKKLASHSPDRRSSDARRLESWELRRSRSDTRSPESSQQRSASPPGSFQPSKETSSLQKSEYSQSKAVGQEIPACPPEQSVPSVSLIPSAPPAPASLPPTSVSQYRIPNYPQFTAAQMPQNYPPPTMAPHSYDAYGHYMAYAASGWPMYPPPQQPNPTLAEAHGLLTMAVPANPTRPNLRVIETVSMGKDSSNIKRGDSVLMQIPITTTTYSRMPLRLATRPLKSTTEKISDEKNRAAQKQKVIEEREKLKNDREARQKKLYYLKTELDRLRKQQGEMLRKKRREKDGHKDPLLAEVNRLQENIMKEISELHKQSDAAEKKQSELDKVAQILGINIFEKPRKPSMETKESAEKNSKSENAKGLEKTPFSNKESKTTNEKSRGKSPKPTESSSQSSKHPFQLANIYEYYDAGNHWCKDCNTICGTMFDFFTHMHNKKHRQTLDPYNRPWASKTQSETKQDFVKRIDKITVPAKGSEFLIPITGYYCQLCHEFFGDQISGEQHVKSHPHNEKYKKHVDENPLYEERRNLDRQAGLAVVLETERRRQNEMKRKLGEKQKEEKDEKKAKVAKKEETKSTPELGEGVSETGSTQAKMDTAGRKLGIKLKLKKEEKKEEKKEEKKEDSKKEEKKEDSKKEEKKEDSKKESPTQSSFGKFSWKKNEREDKNQGAVAAPPKEESVEGSKDKEEGKSQSGKPHAKPIEIKLSGKTVIPHTSPWTPVASTSTQAKIRPNLPVPTMIFRKSATATVSKPAPLNTFLSIKSSGATTKPLPVVKESNADVLLPPDIISKAFGGEEVILKGTQEDMKVPEKNESSEKPPPPPPSIPPPAKQTAVIPADEVAPGVSESDQEMLAMPVRPPPPPPSTAFSDQAKKIEKRNSCLATANAKDLYDIFYSSGGKNSSDSKLASSPVPNGENFNVAKTERSTDMPANSKPSSSPSSMKETFQNIATYSEVSQVHSDEGASEPEKIEVQETSTPYTEKSTEIPNRVRGEMSYESQNILGLDFQAKSKEEEITQSKDQASVPWETEVEMETIDQAEISKKTPEPQIPEVSVTQLSEIKTVTHVKKSIEMREMGRTSGEQEVCKESQDPQIIEVQGNREERDIIVDTKTDVSNTSEKDIEMEDSELTGAQFELSLRHPASQLRERHNKIHKVGENFFSVKLGSSDSCKTNTEIDSPDLPYVQGELVPERLDTSSKVSEEKVSVAIVIEHDASLRCVKLENVDLERSQSAVVDETLQISEIQSKVSELTAKCPSELDSSQTRNKNEQVILVSSQSQSSQELPCTQTVDNPETNNGSNEVNVPVTCLTNIEMKNSILVVQEELRHERSSCVTLDSHHQEQGVTELVSACTANTVDPNSSLELMYDVENNTLRGPESDIKLGDFTAEKDALEIGGVDFSSAQSDMVQEPLDALPADFSMGRLGGGTLTHTEINQEVLSTSAANDFDLNTTYSEFSFEQSETLTLNFNMENEKDSLKPEDVKPSDTPILKGELELESIDFSLGDIEVEREHLGILTAGILNEDTEDLPKLETIASIGLEPSKTSELSIEQPVDEPEIIDFVALTSGDQEDKFCTLISESAVPHLESRLSNSDTTEVGMPVLEIQGIPPISEILLQVEESKDSTADIAEMPSLSCDGDSVENQAAGCIETVLPELKETPAKEGDSGDNGLCIVQSKTKTADSSLETNKLASVTAESSAESPVG, from the exons GGATGACATGGCTGATGGTCCAATATTTACCAGAGGCCTCCCATGCCCTCGAGGCCTTGAACGATATCCCTCTCATGAAGATCCATCTTCCAGTCCCTATATAATGAGGCATGATGAGGACTACCGCAACAGAGATGTATTTCTCCACCGGTCAGACTACAGTCCACACTATGGTCATCGTGAAGAACTGCCAAGGGGGCCTGACAGAGATAGTGATAAACTCAGGAAATCCTCCTACCCACCAAGGCCAGAGGAGAGAGGGCGAGAAGCAAAGCGCCCTCGGTACGACAAGGATGAGAAGATACATGGCATGAGTGGGGATCATCATGGTTTCACATTAGGAACACGGAATTATCGCAGACGGAGCCGTGGCCGAAGCCAAAGCCCATCATATCTGGGTGAAGAGTTCCGGGAGCTTGACCGTGCCAGGAGGAAAAGAGAAGAGGAAGAACGGAGCAGAAACTTGAACCATGATCTGTCTGGCAGTGGATACATGATCCCTGGCTTGACTAGCACACTGCAGTCTTCTGAGACTCGGTACTTATACAGACCTGATGAAGCGCCATCTATGCCCAAAAAATCTATCCTGAAGAAACGAGTGGAGGTGGAAATGGAGTCCCCGATGCAG cttGAGGGCTTTCCAAGCAGCTCTCCATCCAGCAAAGATCTCCCTCTTCTTTCAAGTCATTCATCTTtgtcccagagcagcagcagcactcctTTTGCCTCTGAAGTGGAGAACTTTCTCAAACGGTTTAACACAGACTCTGTGGAGTCGGTAAACAAGGAGTTGCATGATGGTGTATATGAGTGGAGTTCACTTCCTGGGCTTCCCAATGACAACTTTACATTTGAAAAGAAGTTTGGAAACTTCTTAAGTCACAAGGAGAAGTTGGAACCAAAATCAGAGCCTGCAGACCGTCATACTGACTTCCTGCTCCCTCATGAGAGGGCCAGTCAGGATGGCAGTGGCTTCTCCCGCATTCTAGGCATGATGGCTGATTCTGCTAGTGCTCAAGAAAAGAGAAGGCGCAGCTTTCCTGACATTGAGGATGAAGAAAAATTTCTTTATGGTGATGAGGATGAAGACTCAAAAACAGAATCGTCCTCTGTTCAAAAGCCCCCAGTGAGTTGTGGGAGTGAAGTTACAAACCAGAAAGTCAGTCCCCCTCCTTCTCCTGCTGTAAAACTAGATTCTCTGGAAGAGTCCAACACAGAATATGCAAAGATTCATGACTTGCTCAAAACCATTGGGCTTGACATTGGGGTGGCTGAAATCGGCAAACTGGCTGTCCGCACACAGGAACGCCTCCATGGCAAAAAGCTGGCATCTCATTCTCCTGATCGTCGCTCTTCAGATGCCCGCAGACTGGAATCCTGGGAGTTGCGCCGCAGCCGGAGTGACACTCGTTCTCCAGAGTCAAGCCAGCAGCGCTCTGCATCACCTCCTGGCTCTTTCCAGCCATCCAAAGAGACATCCTCTCTCCAGAAATCAGAATACTCTCAGAGcaaagctgtgggtcaggagatACCTGCTTGCCCACCAGAACAGTCTGTTCCTTCTGTGTCTCTAATCCCTTCTGCGCCGCCTGCTCCTGCCAGTTTGCCCCCTACCTCTGTTTCCCAATACCGGATTCCAAACTATCCACAATTCACTGCAGCTCAGATGCCGCAAAACTATCCACCTCCCACAATGGCCCCTCATAGCTATGATGCATATGGGCACTATATGGCTTATGCAGCCTCTGGCTGGCCCatgtacccccctccccagcagcctaACCCTACACTGGCAGAGGCTCATGGGCTTCTCACAATGGCAGTGCCAGCAAATCCCACACGCCCAAACCTACGGGTGATTGAGACAGTTTCCATGGGCAAAGATTCCTCAAATATCAAGAGAGGTGACTCTGTGCTCATGCAAATCCCCATCACCACTACCACTTACTCCAGAATGCCCCTTCGACTTGCCACACGCCCACTCAAAAGTACCACGGAAAAGATCTCTGATGAAAAAAATCGGGCAGCTCAAAAGCAGAAG GTcatagaagagagagagaaactgaagaATGACAGAGAAGCAAGGCAGAAGAAGCTCTATTATCTCAAGACTGAATTAGATAGGCTACGTAAACAACAAG GGGAGATGCTGCGGAAGAAAAGGCGGGAGAAGGATGGGCACAAAGACCCTTTATTAGCAGAGGTGAACCGGCTGCAAGAAAACATTATGAAGGAGATTTCTGAGCTGCACAAGCAGTCTGATGCAGCAGAGAAAAAGCAGTCTGAGCTTGACAAGGTAGCTCAGATCCTGGGgataaacatttttgaaaaacccCGGAAACCATCCATGGAAACTAAAGAATCCGCCGAAAAAAACAGCAAGTCAGAGAATGCAAAAGGTCTGGAGAAAACGCCCTTCTCCAATAAG GAGTCAAAAACAACAAATGAAAAGTCCAGAGGTAAAAGTCCCAAGCCTACAGAATCCTCTTCTCAGTCGTCCAAGCATCCTTTCCAGTTGGCCAATATTTATGAATATTATGATGCAGGGAACCACTGGTGCAAAGACTGCAATACCATCTGTGGGACCATGTTTGATTTTTTTACACATATGCACAATAAGAAACACAGACAG ACCCTGGATCCTTACAACAGACCTTGGGCttcgaagacccagagtgagacCAAACAAGACTTCGTAAAACGCATCGATAAGATAACGGTTCCTGCCAAAG GCTCAGAGTTTCTGATTCCCATCACTGGATATTATTGCCAGCTCTGTCATGAATTTTTCGGAGATCAAATCTCAGGAGAGCAACATGTGAAAAGTCATCCCCACAATGAGAAATATAAG AAACATGTGGATGAGAATCCACTCTATGAAGAGAGGAGAAACCTGGACCGTCAGGCTGGGTTGGCTGTGGTCCTGGAAACAGAGCGCAGGCGGCAGAATGAGATGAAACGGAAactgggagaaaagcaaaaagagGAGAAAGATGAGAAGAAGGCAAAAGTGGCAAAAAAAGAGGAAACGAAGAGCACTCCAGAGCTGGGAGAAGGGGTTAGTGAAACCGGTAGTACTCAGGCCAAAATGGATACTGCTGGGCGGAAACTTGGTATTAAGCTTAAATTGAAGAAGGAAGagaagaaggaagaaaagaaggaagagaagaaggaggactcaaagaaggaagagaagaaggaggactcaaaaaaggaagagaagaaggaggactCAAAAAAGGAATCACCAACTCAATCTTCCTTTGGAAAGTTCAGCTGGAAAAAGAATGAGCGAGAGGATAAAAATCAAGGAGCAGTTGCAGCTCCCCCAAAGGAGGAGAGTGTTGAAGGAAGTAAAGATAAGGAGGAGGGCAAGTCTCAGTCTGGGAAACCCCATGCCAAGCCCATTGAAATTAAACTCTCTGGGAAGACCGTTATACCACACACTAGCCCCTGGACTCCAGTCGCTTCCACTTCAACACAAGCAAAAATTCGACCCAATCTGCCAGTCCCTACCATGATTTTCAGGAAGTCTGCAACTGCAACAGTAAGCAAGCCAGCACCTTTGAACACTTTTTTGTCTATAAAATCCTCTGGTGCTACCACCAAACCACTACCTGTGGTGAAAGAATCCAATGCAGATGTTCTGCTGCCTCCAGATATAATCTCAAAAGCGTTTGGGGGAGAGGAGGTAATTTTGAAAGGGACACAGGAGGATATGAAGGTTCCAGAGAAGAATGAATCATCTGAGAAgccacctccccctccaccctcaaTTCCACCCCCAGCTAAACAGACAGCAGTCATCCCAGCGGATGAAGTGGCACCAGGGGTATCTGAGAGTGACCAGGAAATGCTGGCAATGCCAGTGCgcccccctccaccaccaccttcTACTGCTTTCAGTGACCAGGCTAAAAAAATAGAGAAACGGAACTCTTGTCTGGCCACAGCAAATGCTAAAGACCTCTATGATATCTTCTACAGTAGTGGTGGAAAGAATTCATCTGATAGCAAACTTGCAAGTTCCCCAGTTCCAAATGGAGAAAATTTTAACGTAGCAAAAACAGAGAGAAGCACAGATATGCCAGCAAACTCTAAACCAAGTAGCAGTCCATCTTCCATGAAAGAAACTTTTCAAAATATAGCTACTTACTCAGAGGTTAGTCAGGTCCATTCAGATGAGGGGGCCTCAGAACCTGAGAAAATAGAAGTCCAGGAGACTTCAACACCCTATACAGAAAAGAGCACTGAAATCCCAAACAGGGTTCGGGGGGAGATGAGCTATGAATCCCAAAATATTCTTGGATTAGATTTTCAAGCTAAATCCAAAGAGGAGGAAATCACACAGTCTAAAGATCAAGCTTCAGTTCCCTGGGAGACTGAGGTAGAAATGGAAACTATTGATCAGGCAGAAATTAGTAAGAAAACACCAGAGCCTCAGATACCGGAAGTGTCAGTCACACAATTGTCAGAAATTAAAACTGTCACTCATGTCAAGAAATCTATAGAAATGAGAGAGATGGGTAGAACAAGTGGAGAACAAGAGGTCTGCAAGGAATCCCAAGATCCACAAATAATTGAGGTCCAAGGGAACAGAGAGGAGAGAGACATTATTGTGGATACCAAAACAGATGTATCTAATACTTCTGAAAAAGATATAGAGATGGAAGACTCAGAGTTAACAGGAGCTCAGTTTGAACTTAGTCTCAGACACCCAGCGAGCCAGTTACGTGAAAGACACAATAAAATCCACAAGGTGGGGGAGAACTTTTTCTCTGTTAAACTGGGAAGTAGTGACAGCTGTAAAACTAATACAGAAATTGACAGCCCAGACTTGCCATACGTTCAGGGTGAATTGGTTCCTGAACGACTAGACACATCAAGTAAAGTTAGTGAGGAAAAAGTTTCAGTAGCGATAGTGATAGAACATGATGCATCCTTACGATGTGTAAAACTGGAAAATGTAGACTTGGAAAGGTCTCAGTCAGCAGTCGTTGATGAAACCCTCCAGATTTCAGAGATCCAAAGTAAGGTTTCAGAATTGACAGCAAAATGCCCAAGTGAATTGGACTCCTCCCAAACTCGTAATAAAAACGAACAGGTCATCTTGGTTAGTTCTCAGTCACAAAGTAGTCAGGAACTACCGTGTACTCAAACAGTAGATAATCCAGAAACAAACAATGGTTCTAATGAAGTCAACGTCCCTGTCACTTGTCTCACCAACATAGAAATGAAAAATAGCATATTAGTGGTACAAGAAGAACTCAGGCATGAACGTTCAAGCTGTGTGACATTAGACAGCCACCACCAGGAGCAGGGTGTCACAGAGCTAGTCAGCGCCTGCACTGCAAACACTGTTGACCCCAATTCCAGCCTAGAATTAATGTATGATGTTGAAAATAATACATTGAGAGGCCCTGAATCAGATATAAAGTTAGGGGATTTTACTGCAGAGAAAGATGCATTAGAAATAGGAGGTGTTGACTTTTCTAGTGCTCAGTCTGATATGGTTCAAGAGCCACTAGATGCTCTACCAGCAGACTTCAGTATGGGTCGTCTTGGAGGAGGGACCCTTACACACACAGAAATCAACCAAGAGGTCTTAAGTACCTCAGCAGCTAATGACTTTGACCTAAACACCACTTACTCAGAATTTAGCTTTGAACAATCAGAAACTCTCACTCTAAATTTTAATATGGAAAATGAGAAAGATTCCTTAAAGCCAGAAGATGTGAAACCTAGTGACACTCCCATCCTGAAAGGAGAGTTGGAGTTAGAAAGCATTGATTTCAGTTTGGGGGACATTGAAGTGGAACGTGAACATCTTGGTATCCTAACAGCAGGAATTCTAAATGAGGATACTGAAGATCTCCCCAAATTAGAAACCATTGCATccattgggctggagcccagcaaaACCAGTGAACTGAGCATTGAGCAACCAGTGGATGAACCAGAAATTATTGATTTTGTTGCATTAACGTCTGGTGATCAAGAAGACAAATTTTGCACCCTGATCTCTGAATCAGCTGTCCCACACCTTGAGTCACGCTTATCAAATAGTGACACTACAGAAGTGGGCATGCCGGTTCTAGAAATACAGGGCATTCCTCCAATCTCTGAGATTCTTCTGCAAGTGGAGGAGAGCAAAGATAGCACAGCAGACATTGCCGAAATGCCATCATTGAGCTGTGATGGAGACAGTGTGGAAAAccaggctgctggatgcattGAAACTGTCCTCCCAGAGCTCAAGGAAACACCTGCAAAGGAGGGTGACTCAGGGGACAATGGATTGTGCATTGTTCAGAGCAAGACAAAAACTGCTGACAGTAGTTTGGAAACTAACAAGCTAGCTTCAGTAACTGCTGAAAGCTCAGCAGAGAGCCCAGTGGGTTGA